The following are from one region of the Synechococcus sp. CBW1108 genome:
- a CDS encoding siphovirus Gp157 family protein, whose translation MSALTTTAPLAPVLPNAAGPACTLQRTGSLWQLGIEAQELTTAIGLLAQRLEGDEPEDRQQAITELEAALLADEGNKQALAAKADATCWVIEHLRGQAAYRQQQAKRLTELSRSDAGRADALEESLVLVLTRLQPAATRFSFPNHELRSTRSTAVAIDNEALLDPEWLAVKTTFQADKTAIKAALKAGQEITGAQLISRRSWRIC comes from the coding sequence ATGTCTGCTCTCACCACCACCGCTCCTCTCGCCCCAGTTCTCCCCAATGCAGCAGGCCCTGCCTGCACCCTCCAGCGCACCGGCTCCCTCTGGCAGCTGGGCATCGAGGCCCAGGAGCTCACCACTGCCATCGGCCTGCTCGCCCAGCGCCTTGAAGGCGACGAGCCAGAAGACCGCCAACAGGCCATCACGGAACTGGAGGCTGCGCTGCTTGCCGATGAAGGCAACAAGCAGGCTCTCGCCGCCAAGGCCGATGCCACCTGCTGGGTAATCGAGCACCTGCGTGGTCAGGCCGCCTACCGGCAGCAGCAGGCCAAGCGGCTCACGGAGCTGTCCCGCTCCGATGCCGGCCGGGCCGATGCCCTGGAGGAATCACTGGTGCTGGTACTCACCCGGCTGCAGCCCGCAGCCACCCGCTTCTCGTTCCCGAATCACGAGCTGCGCAGCACCCGCTCCACCGCCGTCGCCATCGACAACGAGGCCCTGCTCGATCCCGAATGGCTGGCGGTCAAGACCACCTTCCAGGCCGATAAGACCGCCATCAAGGCAGCCCTCAAGGCCGGCCAGGAGATCACCGGCGCCCAGCTGATCTCCCGCCGCTCCTGGCGCATCTGCTGA
- a CDS encoding HU family DNA-binding protein: MNKADLVNLVAARTELTKTDVSLVVDAAIETIIDSVVEGKKVSILGFGSFEPRDRSARQGLNPKTGEKIGIPAKRVPAFTAGKMFKDRVQG; this comes from the coding sequence ATGAACAAAGCTGATCTAGTCAACCTCGTTGCCGCCCGCACCGAGCTCACCAAAACCGATGTCTCTTTGGTAGTGGATGCTGCCATCGAAACCATCATTGATTCGGTGGTGGAAGGCAAGAAGGTTTCCATCCTGGGCTTCGGTTCCTTTGAACCCCGGGATCGTTCCGCCCGTCAGGGTCTGAACCCCAAGACCGGCGAGAAAATCGGAATTCCTGCCAAGCGGGTGCCTGCCTTCACCGCCGGCAAGATGTTCAAGGACCGGGTTCAAGGCTGA
- a CDS encoding Fic family protein, whose product MRRDATGRYEITSTAGEAVRAFVPAPLPPDPPLELAGPLQALHERALLACGRLDGISSLLPDPELFLYAYVRREALLSSQIEGTQSSLSDLLLFELEEAPGVPFDDVVEVSSYVAGLEHGLARLKEGFPLSSRLLREIHSRLLARGRGADRLPGQFRRSQNWLGGTRPGNASFVPPPPVIVEECMGQLEQFIHGGPKGEHALPVLVRAALAHVQFETIHPFLDGNGRLGRLLIVLMLIDAGVLSQPLLYLSLFFKQHRSRYYELLDGVRHSGDWEAWLDFFLEGVENTASAAVATAQLLLELFRADEARLVGLGRSGPSVRQGYAALRQRPLTSINQLGQRSGLSVPTASKAIEALVELGIAREVTGARRNRLFAYDAYLAILSEGTEPL is encoded by the coding sequence ATGCGGCGCGATGCCACCGGGCGCTACGAGATCACCAGCACCGCCGGTGAAGCAGTGCGGGCCTTCGTGCCGGCGCCACTGCCGCCTGATCCTCCTCTGGAGCTGGCGGGGCCACTGCAGGCACTGCACGAGCGGGCGCTGCTGGCCTGCGGACGGCTGGACGGGATCTCCTCCCTGCTCCCTGACCCCGAGCTGTTTCTCTACGCCTATGTGCGGCGTGAGGCCCTGCTTTCCTCCCAGATCGAAGGGACCCAGTCGTCCCTCTCCGATCTGCTGCTCTTTGAGCTGGAGGAGGCTCCCGGCGTTCCCTTCGATGACGTGGTGGAGGTCTCCAGTTACGTGGCCGGACTGGAGCACGGCCTGGCCCGGCTGAAGGAAGGTTTTCCGCTCTCCTCCCGCCTGCTACGAGAGATCCACAGCCGGCTGTTGGCCCGGGGACGGGGCGCTGATCGCCTGCCGGGTCAATTCCGGCGTAGCCAGAACTGGCTCGGCGGCACTCGGCCTGGCAATGCGAGCTTCGTGCCGCCGCCACCGGTGATTGTGGAGGAGTGCATGGGGCAGCTCGAGCAATTCATCCACGGCGGCCCCAAGGGTGAGCACGCCCTACCGGTGCTGGTGCGCGCCGCCCTGGCTCACGTGCAGTTCGAGACCATCCACCCGTTTCTCGATGGCAACGGTCGCCTGGGACGGCTCCTGATCGTGTTGATGCTGATCGACGCCGGGGTGCTCAGCCAGCCGTTGCTCTACCTCAGCCTGTTTTTCAAGCAACACCGCAGCCGTTACTACGAGCTGCTGGATGGGGTGCGACACAGCGGGGACTGGGAGGCCTGGCTTGATTTCTTCCTGGAAGGTGTGGAGAACACAGCCTCAGCGGCCGTGGCGACGGCCCAGCTGCTGCTGGAGCTGTTTCGCGCCGATGAAGCACGGCTGGTTGGGCTCGGCCGCTCCGGGCCCAGCGTGCGCCAGGGCTACGCAGCCCTGCGTCAGCGGCCTCTGACCAGCATCAACCAACTGGGACAACGGAGTGGGCTGAGTGTCCCCACCGCCAGCAAGGCAATCGAGGCCCTGGTGGAGCTGGGCATCGCCCGAGAAGTCACCGGAGCCCGCCGCAACCGCCTCTTCGCCTACGACGCCTACCTGGCGATCCTCAGCGAAGGCACCGAGCCGCTCTGA
- a CDS encoding glycogen-debranching protein produces the protein MDPSANHHPGKGLHIGHPWPLGASLTARGVNFSVVAPLATRIELLLFSHGDAPEADRIVELDQRHRSGDHWHVEVEGLGLGSCYGYRVFGPLQPGGHGFNPSKVLLDPCARAIAGWSSYGRGSAVGAAPNTSQCLKGVVTERDRFDFHHAPRPRHSWQKSVIYELHVGGFTQGPGCPVAEEHQGRLLGLIPTLPYLRELGITTIELLPVMAFDPHDAPAGRHNYWGYSPLSWMAPHPDYLVGDDPLSGRNQVRQLVTACHRAGIEVLLDVVYNHTTEGNQDGPTLSWRGFCDRLYYQQSARGDYQDVSGCGNTIAANRPLVRRLILESLRCWATELGIDGFRFDLGIALSRGDNLAPLDTPPLFEEMEADPDLSDLKLISEPWDCGGLYRLSDFPARRVATWNGRFRDDLRRFWKGDEKTCWTMAQRLSGSPDLFTNAPVHPGQCITFLTAHDGFTLADLVSFNGKHNLANGEDNRDGDNHNNSWNHGIEGPSSDQAITALRERQLRNLLTSLLLAPGVPMLLMGDEVRRSQGGNNNSWCQNNPLGWMHWQPDEGDLALRLFLRRLLKLRAHLAALFNPEQSIDETPQRRSSDRGNLWRQWHGVELDKPDWASWSHTLAWSLQDSRQGPMVWCGLNSYSKAMHFELPACPNGWLRVIDTALPPGDDLPSEPQPWLPTGAPLQSRSLMLLVAAPLLKGTEL, from the coding sequence ATGGACCCCAGCGCCAACCACCACCCGGGCAAGGGGCTCCACATCGGCCATCCCTGGCCCCTGGGTGCCAGCCTCACCGCCAGGGGGGTGAATTTCTCCGTGGTTGCCCCCCTGGCCACCCGGATCGAACTGCTGCTCTTCAGCCACGGCGACGCCCCCGAAGCGGACCGGATTGTGGAGCTCGACCAGCGGCACCGGTCCGGCGACCACTGGCACGTGGAGGTTGAGGGTCTCGGGCTGGGGAGCTGCTACGGCTATCGGGTGTTCGGACCGCTGCAGCCCGGCGGCCATGGCTTCAACCCGTCCAAGGTGCTGCTCGACCCCTGTGCCAGGGCCATCGCCGGCTGGAGCAGCTATGGGCGAGGCAGTGCCGTGGGAGCGGCCCCGAATACCAGCCAATGCCTCAAGGGGGTGGTGACCGAGCGGGATCGGTTTGATTTCCATCACGCCCCCAGGCCTCGCCACAGCTGGCAGAAGAGCGTGATCTACGAGTTGCATGTTGGCGGCTTTACCCAGGGGCCGGGCTGTCCCGTGGCTGAGGAGCACCAGGGGCGCCTGCTGGGCCTGATCCCCACCCTGCCCTACCTGCGCGAGCTCGGCATCACCACCATCGAGCTGCTGCCGGTGATGGCCTTCGATCCCCATGACGCACCGGCTGGTCGCCACAACTACTGGGGCTACAGCCCCCTGAGCTGGATGGCCCCCCACCCCGACTACCTGGTGGGCGACGACCCGCTCAGCGGTCGAAACCAGGTGCGGCAGCTGGTGACCGCCTGCCACCGGGCCGGCATCGAGGTGTTGCTCGATGTGGTGTATAACCACACCACCGAGGGCAATCAGGATGGCCCAACCCTGAGCTGGCGCGGCTTCTGTGATCGCCTCTATTACCAGCAAAGCGCCAGGGGCGACTACCAGGATGTCAGCGGTTGCGGCAACACAATCGCCGCCAATCGCCCGCTGGTGCGACGCCTGATCCTGGAATCCCTGCGCTGCTGGGCCACCGAACTGGGCATCGACGGATTTCGCTTCGACCTGGGAATTGCCCTCAGCCGGGGCGACAACCTGGCACCGCTGGACACACCGCCACTGTTTGAGGAGATGGAGGCCGATCCCGACCTCAGCGACCTCAAATTGATCAGCGAACCCTGGGACTGTGGCGGCCTCTACCGCCTCTCTGACTTTCCAGCCCGCCGGGTGGCCACCTGGAACGGCCGCTTCCGTGACGACCTGCGGCGCTTCTGGAAGGGCGATGAGAAAACCTGCTGGACCATGGCCCAGCGGCTCAGCGGCAGCCCCGACCTGTTCACCAACGCACCGGTGCACCCGGGCCAGTGCATCACCTTCCTCACCGCCCACGACGGCTTCACCCTGGCCGACCTGGTGAGTTTCAACGGCAAGCACAACCTCGCCAACGGCGAAGACAACCGCGACGGCGACAACCACAACAACAGCTGGAACCACGGCATCGAGGGGCCCAGTTCCGACCAAGCCATCACCGCCCTGCGGGAGCGCCAGCTACGCAACCTGCTCACCAGCCTGCTGCTGGCACCGGGGGTGCCCATGCTGCTGATGGGCGACGAGGTGCGCCGCAGCCAGGGGGGCAATAACAACAGCTGGTGCCAGAACAACCCCCTGGGCTGGATGCATTGGCAGCCCGACGAGGGCGACCTGGCCCTGCGGCTGTTTCTGCGTCGGCTGCTGAAGCTCAGGGCCCACCTGGCAGCCCTGTTCAACCCGGAGCAAAGCATCGATGAAACGCCCCAACGGCGCAGCAGCGATCGCGGCAACCTCTGGCGCCAGTGGCACGGGGTCGAACTGGACAAGCCAGACTGGGCCAGCTGGTCCCACACCCTGGCCTGGAGTCTTCAGGACAGCCGTCAGGGGCCCATGGTCTGGTGTGGTCTGAACTCCTACAGCAAGGCGATGCACTTCGAGCTGCCCGCCTGTCCCAACGGCTGGCTGCGGGTGATCGACACCGCCCTCCCCCCCGGCGACGACCTGCCATCCGAGCCCCAGCCCTGGCTGCCCACCGGCGCCCCCCTACAAAGCCGCAGCCTGATGCTGCTGGTGGCGGCGCCGTTGCTCAAGGGAACGGAGCTCTAA
- a CDS encoding RAD52 family DNA repair protein yields the protein MTVAAPSTNGARTTSRPAPPRPSQRPPSALELIRSADRAVEAPPEAGPAPQAQPSGFSPEQLSALSAPLDRANVRQREQGRSRVSYLEGWQVIAEANRIFGFDGWQRQTIAVRCVAQAERLIGRDQKPGWGVTYTARVRVTVTAGGLVPLVREGSGAGHGIDVDLGQAHESALKEAETDAMKRALMTFGNPFGLALYDKRQREVTSSAGQGDGAQRPGGQRPPVSRPAAGCPPTMKLAGRRQARWPVG from the coding sequence ATGACCGTCGCCGCGCCCTCCACCAACGGGGCTCGCACCACCAGCCGCCCCGCTCCTCCTCGACCCAGCCAGAGGCCTCCATCGGCCCTGGAGTTGATCCGCTCTGCTGACCGCGCCGTGGAGGCTCCACCAGAAGCTGGCCCCGCTCCTCAGGCTCAGCCCTCCGGCTTCTCCCCAGAACAGCTCTCTGCGCTCTCTGCCCCGCTCGATCGGGCCAACGTCCGCCAGCGGGAGCAGGGCCGCAGCCGTGTGAGCTATCTGGAGGGTTGGCAGGTGATCGCGGAAGCGAACCGCATCTTTGGCTTTGACGGCTGGCAGCGGCAGACCATTGCCGTCCGCTGCGTCGCCCAGGCCGAACGGTTGATTGGCCGGGACCAGAAGCCTGGCTGGGGCGTCACCTACACCGCCCGCGTGCGCGTCACTGTCACGGCCGGTGGCCTGGTGCCACTGGTGCGCGAGGGAAGTGGTGCCGGCCACGGCATTGACGTGGATCTGGGCCAGGCCCATGAATCGGCTCTCAAGGAGGCCGAAACCGATGCCATGAAGCGGGCGCTGATGACCTTCGGGAACCCGTTTGGCCTCGCCCTCTATGACAAGCGCCAGCGAGAGGTGACCAGCTCAGCGGGCCAGGGTGATGGAGCTCAGCGGCCAGGCGGGCAGCGGCCTCCTGTGAGCCGGCCGGCAGCTGGTTGTCCGCCGACAATGAAGTTGGCCGGTCGGCGACAAGCTCGTTGGCCGGTGGGGTGA
- a CDS encoding DUF488 family protein — protein sequence MSKKITLYTIGFTKKNAKQFFELIQKSGVNKVLDTRLNNVSQLAGFTKKDDLAFFLEKVAGVSYDHALKLAPTDDILKSYKKGEISWDIYANAYNDLIDKRHVEELFPADMLDGACLLCSEPTPHHCHRRLAAEFFKNHLGGGVEIVHL from the coding sequence ATGAGCAAGAAGATCACGCTCTACACGATTGGGTTCACCAAGAAGAATGCCAAACAGTTCTTTGAATTAATACAGAAGAGTGGCGTAAATAAAGTGCTGGACACGCGACTGAACAATGTTTCGCAGCTAGCGGGATTCACCAAGAAGGATGATCTTGCATTCTTCCTGGAAAAGGTGGCGGGGGTAAGCTATGATCATGCCCTGAAGCTTGCGCCTACTGACGACATTCTAAAGAGCTACAAAAAAGGTGAGATCAGCTGGGATATATATGCCAACGCTTACAACGATCTGATCGACAAGCGCCATGTTGAAGAGCTCTTTCCAGCCGACATGTTGGATGGGGCTTGCTTGCTTTGCAGTGAGCCAACTCCACACCATTGCCACAGAAGGCTGGCAGCAGAGTTCTTCAAGAATCATCTTGGAGGAGGAGTAGAGATCGTGCACCTCTGA
- the istB gene encoding IS21-like element helper ATPase IstB, whose translation MAWIRCHWQSIASQAEGEGWSPSQFLYALCEQEMEQRQQARQHRLLRAAQLPWSKALADYDHGGRIEAHRWQELEALSRQSEWLQRGENVLLFGPSGVGKTHLAVGIALAQIGLDQACRFYPATSLVQELQKARAEYNLPAALERLDRYPLLLIDDIGYVRRDEQESSVLFELICHRYERRSLLITANQPFTAWDEIFPSSSMTVAAVDRLVHHCHIVEISGDSHRRAQASRRSGSK comes from the coding sequence TTGGCATGGATCCGCTGCCACTGGCAGAGCATCGCCTCGCAGGCTGAGGGCGAGGGCTGGAGCCCCAGCCAGTTTCTCTATGCCCTGTGCGAGCAGGAAATGGAGCAACGCCAGCAGGCCCGCCAGCACCGGCTGCTGCGCGCGGCCCAGCTGCCCTGGAGCAAAGCGCTGGCGGACTACGACCATGGCGGCCGGATCGAGGCGCACCGATGGCAGGAACTGGAGGCCTTGAGCCGCCAGAGCGAGTGGCTGCAGCGGGGCGAGAACGTGCTGCTGTTCGGCCCCAGCGGTGTGGGCAAGACGCACCTGGCGGTCGGCATCGCCTTGGCGCAGATCGGCCTGGATCAGGCCTGCCGCTTCTATCCCGCCACGAGCCTGGTGCAGGAGCTGCAGAAGGCCCGCGCCGAATACAACCTGCCGGCAGCGCTGGAGCGGCTGGATCGCTACCCGCTGCTGCTGATCGATGACATTGGCTATGTGCGGCGGGATGAACAGGAGAGCAGCGTGCTGTTTGAGCTGATCTGCCACCGCTACGAGCGCCGATCGCTGCTGATCACCGCCAATCAGCCGTTCACCGCCTGGGATGAGATCTTCCCCAGCAGCTCAATGACCGTGGCGGCGGTGGACCGGCTGGTGCACCACTGCCACATCGTCGAGATCAGCGGCGACAGCCACCGCCGCGCCCAAGCAAGCCGGCGCAGCGGCAGCAAATAG
- a CDS encoding MBL fold metallo-hydrolase, whose translation MALLTQPPEPGRPPQQVIAGLWLFAPSRESQGGSSWLLEGSAYGGDGDLLVDCPGYTQANLEMLQRRSLQVGPGTIVLTSREGHGRCRRFQEAIGWPVLVQEQEAYLLPGVRQCTCFAAKYALAPGVELLWTPGPTPGACVLHVRAGGVDGLFCGRLLVPTGPAALAPLATARTFHWPRQLRSLELLRGWLPAGSPAWIASGGGLGALRGEKLVTGGAALLAGLDL comes from the coding sequence TTGGCCTTGCTCACCCAGCCCCCCGAACCCGGCCGCCCGCCCCAGCAGGTGATTGCGGGGTTGTGGCTGTTCGCGCCCAGCCGCGAAAGCCAGGGAGGTAGCAGCTGGCTGCTGGAAGGCTCGGCCTATGGCGGCGATGGCGATCTGCTGGTGGATTGTCCCGGATACACCCAGGCCAATCTGGAGATGCTCCAACGGCGCTCGCTCCAGGTGGGTCCAGGCACGATCGTGCTCACCAGCCGCGAGGGGCATGGGCGCTGCCGCCGCTTTCAGGAGGCCATTGGCTGGCCCGTGCTGGTGCAGGAGCAGGAGGCCTACCTCCTGCCCGGGGTGAGGCAATGCACATGCTTTGCGGCGAAATATGCCCTGGCGCCGGGGGTGGAGCTGCTTTGGACGCCGGGTCCGACGCCCGGGGCCTGCGTGTTGCATGTGCGGGCAGGAGGCGTTGATGGCCTTTTCTGCGGGCGTCTGTTGGTGCCAACTGGGCCGGCGGCCCTGGCCCCGTTGGCCACGGCGCGCACTTTCCATTGGCCCCGCCAGCTGCGCAGTCTGGAGTTGCTGCGCGGTTGGTTGCCGGCGGGCTCCCCGGCCTGGATCGCCAGTGGTGGCGGGCTTGGTGCGCTGCGGGGCGAAAAGCTCGTAACTGGGGGCGCTGCCCTGCTGGCGGGCCTCGATTTGTGA
- the istA gene encoding IS21 family transposase, which produces MLETLVPMRRDQVMPAPLTSHQRNLFMTKRRGGSSQEAAAAAAGISVRSARRIECNQLQPRANQPRGRTRPDPLVGVWEEELVPLLQRSPALTPITLLEHLQQQKPDVDWIPLQRTLQRRVREWKALHGPAPEVIFPLSYEPGEIAFCDFTQLKGVEVTIAGQVFPHLLFHYRLAWSGWSYAQVVQGGESFAALSEGLQNALAACGGVPGELRTDRLSAACRNRNGSFSSDITRRYHALCSHYSLAYSRNNLGVAHENGRVESPHGHLKRRIEQALLLRGSSDFESLAEYQAFLAAVIDQYNRPRLIRLEQEQAALRPLPRFRFADYDIEQLTVRRTSTIEVRRVVYSVPPRLIDQRLTVRIFHDRLQLLLGRQIACELERRHGGVERHGRAWSIDLEHLIDALRRKPRALLHCSYQRELFPDERWWQLWQQLRNGGDRDAAARLMVEALYVGCRLAGYEPVLVWLEKAHQRQGLSLAALQQRFRLPPHRPHPPQRISQHTLQSYDDLLALHPAAPGGGSRPADPAATAAVGMDPLPLAEHRLAG; this is translated from the coding sequence GTGCTGGAGACCCTGGTGCCGATGCGCAGGGACCAGGTGATGCCGGCACCACTGACAAGCCACCAACGCAATCTGTTCATGACGAAACGACGAGGCGGCAGCAGCCAGGAGGCTGCTGCCGCGGCGGCGGGCATCTCAGTGCGCAGTGCTCGCCGGATTGAATGCAATCAGCTGCAGCCGCGGGCGAACCAGCCCCGTGGCCGCACCCGCCCCGATCCGCTGGTAGGGGTATGGGAGGAGGAGCTGGTGCCGTTGCTGCAGCGCTCACCCGCGCTGACGCCGATCACGCTCCTGGAGCATCTGCAGCAGCAGAAACCTGATGTGGACTGGATTCCGCTACAGCGCACCCTGCAGCGCCGGGTGCGGGAGTGGAAGGCACTGCACGGCCCGGCGCCGGAGGTGATCTTCCCTTTGAGCTATGAGCCTGGCGAAATTGCCTTCTGTGACTTCACCCAGCTCAAGGGGGTGGAGGTGACGATCGCCGGCCAGGTGTTCCCCCATCTGCTGTTCCACTACCGCCTGGCCTGGAGCGGCTGGAGCTATGCGCAGGTGGTCCAGGGCGGCGAGAGTTTTGCAGCCCTCTCCGAGGGTCTGCAGAACGCTCTGGCTGCCTGCGGCGGGGTGCCAGGTGAACTGCGCACCGACCGGTTATCAGCAGCGTGCCGTAACCGCAACGGCAGTTTCAGCTCCGACATCACCCGCCGTTATCACGCCCTCTGCAGCCACTACAGCCTGGCCTACAGCCGCAACAACCTGGGGGTGGCGCATGAGAACGGCCGTGTGGAGAGTCCCCATGGCCATCTCAAGCGGCGGATCGAGCAGGCGTTGCTGCTGCGCGGCAGCAGTGATTTCGAGTCGCTGGCTGAATACCAGGCTTTTCTGGCCGCGGTGATTGACCAGTACAACAGGCCGCGCCTGATCCGGCTGGAGCAGGAGCAGGCGGCGCTGCGGCCACTACCGCGGTTTCGTTTTGCCGACTACGACATTGAACAGCTCACGGTGCGGCGCACCAGCACGATCGAGGTACGCAGAGTCGTGTATTCGGTGCCGCCGCGGCTGATCGACCAGCGGCTGACGGTGCGGATCTTCCACGACCGGCTGCAGCTGCTTCTGGGCCGGCAGATCGCCTGCGAACTGGAGCGGCGCCACGGCGGTGTCGAGCGTCATGGGCGGGCGTGGAGCATCGATCTGGAGCACCTGATCGATGCGCTCAGGCGAAAACCCCGGGCATTGCTGCACTGCAGTTACCAGCGGGAGCTGTTCCCCGATGAGCGCTGGTGGCAGCTGTGGCAGCAGCTGCGCAATGGCGGTGACCGTGACGCCGCCGCCCGATTGATGGTCGAGGCGCTGTATGTGGGCTGCCGCCTGGCGGGCTACGAGCCAGTGCTGGTTTGGCTCGAGAAGGCCCATCAACGGCAGGGGCTGTCGCTGGCGGCGCTGCAGCAACGCTTCCGGCTGCCGCCCCATCGCCCCCACCCGCCGCAACGCATTTCCCAACACACGCTGCAGAGCTATGACGACCTCCTTGCCCTCCATCCCGCGGCCCCAGGCGGCGGAAGCCGCCCTGCCGATCCTGCTGCGACAGCTGCGGTTGGCATGGATCCGCTGCCACTGGCAGAGCATCGCCTCGCAGGCTGA
- a CDS encoding NAD(P)H-dependent oxidoreductase subunit E yields MIERLHSVQLLHGYLPRQELQQLAISMARPLSEVMGVASFYHLFRLDPPPPHRCVVCRGTACFVRGAERLEAALRQRGVAFETTSCMGACGQAPVLVVDGALAMGQPEALPWA; encoded by the coding sequence TTGATCGAGCGGCTCCACAGCGTGCAGTTGCTCCACGGCTACCTGCCCAGGCAAGAGCTTCAGCAGCTGGCCATCAGCATGGCCCGTCCCCTCAGCGAGGTGATGGGTGTGGCGAGCTTCTACCACCTGTTTCGCCTCGACCCGCCGCCGCCCCATCGCTGCGTTGTCTGCCGGGGTACCGCCTGTTTCGTGCGGGGGGCTGAGCGGCTGGAGGCCGCCCTGCGGCAGCGGGGGGTGGCCTTCGAGACCACAAGCTGCATGGGGGCCTGCGGCCAGGCCCCGGTGCTGGTGGTCGATGGAGCCCTGGCCATGGGCCAGCCGGAGGCGCTGCCATGGGCGTGA
- the gluQRS gene encoding tRNA glutamyl-Q(34) synthetase GluQRS: MLRRRQGYRGRFAPSPTGALHRGNLRTALLGWLHARLRGGEWLLRLDDLDTPRNRPGAEASILADLRWLGLDWDGPLLRQSQRRGLYGTVLSALRRQGLLYPCRCSRRLMAHISAPHGALTVYPGTCRGRDGGWGPLQGRLPSWRLRLGPGVLRWLESYGPSGQLDGPSTVGDVVLRRADGFLAYHLVTAVDELSLGISDVVRGCDLWSATGAQVAVMAALGADPPRYGHVPLWRDGQGRRLSKREGGEGLAAYRQRGLDAASVVGDLAASAGLVPAGGRLSATELLQELGPCPERLEQLLRAPQA, from the coding sequence TTGCTGCGGCGCCGGCAGGGTTACCGGGGGCGATTCGCTCCCTCGCCGACGGGCGCCCTGCACCGGGGCAACCTGCGCACGGCCCTGCTGGGCTGGTTGCACGCCCGCCTGCGCGGTGGGGAATGGCTGCTGCGCCTTGACGATCTCGATACGCCCCGCAATCGCCCTGGCGCGGAGGCTTCGATCCTGGCCGACCTGCGCTGGCTTGGCCTGGATTGGGATGGGCCGCTGCTGCGGCAGAGCCAGCGACGCGGCCTCTACGGCACGGTGCTTTCCGCCCTGCGCAGGCAGGGCCTGCTCTATCCCTGCCGTTGCAGTCGCCGCCTGATGGCCCATATCTCCGCTCCCCATGGAGCCTTGACTGTCTATCCCGGCACCTGTCGCGGCCGGGATGGAGGTTGGGGGCCCTTGCAGGGCCGGCTGCCGAGCTGGCGGTTGCGCTTGGGGCCTGGGGTGCTGCGCTGGCTGGAAAGCTACGGCCCCTCTGGTCAGCTTGACGGCCCCAGCACAGTGGGTGATGTGGTGCTGCGCCGGGCCGATGGCTTCCTCGCTTACCACCTGGTCACGGCGGTAGATGAGCTCAGCCTCGGCATCAGTGATGTGGTGCGCGGCTGTGATCTCTGGAGCGCCACCGGCGCCCAGGTGGCCGTGATGGCAGCCCTGGGGGCAGACCCGCCGCGCTACGGCCACGTGCCGCTCTGGCGAGATGGGCAGGGCCGGCGGCTGAGCAAACGGGAGGGGGGCGAGGGCCTCGCCGCCTACCGCCAGCGAGGGCTCGATGCCGCCTCGGTGGTTGGAGATCTGGCGGCCAGTGCCGGCCTGGTGCCTGCCGGCGGGCGCCTGAGTGCGACCGAGCTGCTGCAGGAGCTGGGGCCATGCCCTGAACGGCTCGAGCAGCTGTTGAGGGCTCCCCAGGCCTGA
- a CDS encoding YcjF family protein: MTDANSNWINRIKTKIEREVTQIEIREDLSTEEKISRTIHIFSATCAAAAAQPLPFADIFILTPIQAYMGSRLSAIRGMPITEAKANELLKEILGTVGMGMLAQQAALGLYKVGLPFLAGFTTIPLVYGLTYAVGRTMDYYLKEKSRGKVVSAPELKRMWREAKAEGRKRGKDFKPES, encoded by the coding sequence ATGACTGACGCCAATAGCAACTGGATAAATCGTATCAAAACAAAGATTGAGCGCGAAGTTACCCAAATCGAAATCAGGGAGGACCTTAGCACTGAAGAGAAGATCTCAAGAACAATCCATATATTCTCGGCAACTTGCGCAGCTGCCGCCGCTCAGCCGCTGCCATTCGCCGATATTTTTATCTTGACGCCAATTCAAGCCTATATGGGCTCAAGGTTGAGCGCTATTCGCGGCATGCCCATCACCGAGGCGAAGGCCAATGAGTTGCTTAAGGAAATTCTAGGGACCGTAGGCATGGGAATGTTGGCCCAACAAGCAGCTTTGGGCCTGTACAAGGTGGGGCTGCCATTCTTGGCTGGCTTTACCACGATTCCACTTGTCTACGGACTGACCTACGCGGTGGGGCGGACCATGGACTACTACCTTAAGGAGAAATCAAGAGGCAAGGTTGTCTCTGCACCCGAGTTGAAGAGGATGTGGAGGGAAGCCAAGGCAGAGGGGCGCAAACGTGGAAAAGACTTCAAGCCGGAATCATGA